The Caldisalinibacter kiritimatiensis genome contains the following window.
TAAAATAATCGAAGGACAAAACGGGCCATTTATTGCTATGCCTAGTAGGAAAATGCCAGATGGCGAGTTTAGAGACATAGCCCATCCAATAAACTCTGAAACTAGAGGTATGATTCAAAAGGCTGTGTTTGAAGAGTATGAAAAGGCTTTATCTGAAGAAAATG
Protein-coding sequences here:
- the spoVG gene encoding septation regulator SpoVG; this encodes MQITDVRIRKINEEGKMKAIVSVTFDDCFVVHDIKIIEGQNGPFIAMPSRKMPDGEFRDIAHPINSETRGMIQKAVFEEYEKALSEENEENE